The window aattaatgaaaaaagttcgaaaactttaagttttaattaaaaggaTAAAAATGTGTGGTAAGTGAATACACTTTTACTAATGTGATGTCAAAATTGTGTTGCATGAACAAACTTTATATTAAGtctaaggaaaattaatgaaaagagtttgaaaactttacgTTTTaaccaaaaagataaaaatatgttgtaagtgaatagtaccatgagtgaatttttattattttcgttaaaaataaatagtactgaaagtgtttcgttaaaacttcttaAATCTATatctaatgaaaactaataGTTGTGTGTTTCGTTTTTATCTCTTGTTCTTCTTTTCCCTTTGTTCAATGTGATCAAATCTTATCTCCAGAGAGTAGAAAGAGGTGTGGGAGGTGGAAGCAATGATATTCAAAGTTTGCATGAGGTTGGATTATATCGCCCTGCAAATTCTGGGAAAAATAACAAGCCACGTGTCATCCTATAAATCCAACGTGTAAACCAGTAAactcaaaaaatataaaacaatagAAAAAAGAGCAGTAATTGCACATGGTGCGGCCTAGCAAAACCCAACTACGTGTCCAGATCAGAAGAGGGTGAGAGCACCAATCAAGACAAAAGTTGTTTGACTTTTATGAAATTAAAGCAGCGGTCGTCGATCAAAACGCATTCAAACACTGGACTAAACGACAAACCCAATCGTATCCCTCGTCCGACAGTGTGCCTAAGAACGCCCAAATTCGGACACGTGGAACGGATTAGCCTCCGTGTCTATAATTAGAAACTTGAACAACAAGTCATGGCCTACTCAGATTAATCCCGTACTTTCCACTAATTAAACTCGATTAAACatctattttatataaaatctgtTATTGGCACTCAAGAGATTTTATTTTACACTAGGCTCCACATGTGTTTTCTTTAACCATCAATATCATTTACagaaaaagataagaaagtgGATGAACTTTACAACAGACGAGCCATTATGTTATTCATATTCGTATTTAATAtttcttacttacaaataaaaagaaatacaatTATACCGTCACATTTTATAAAGAGTTTTTGAAGtataaaaatgttttgaaagttgcaataattttatttagggtaaagtacaaaaaactacatcttttaaaattgacaatgtcatacctcatcttacgaatttgtgtcaatgttataccttctgttagattggccgtttatttctcagttaaatgctgacgtggcttgatccgggacccatttttattaaaaaattatttaaaaaaaaaaaaaaaaaaaccaacatcaaTTCGTCCCTTCCCccccctctctcccttctccccatcttcatcttcttcccctttctgcaactgcaacccagaaaaacagaagagaaaaaaaaaaaaaaccaatttgttttcccTGCTCCTCACCCCCTCTTATCCCCACACCCACGCACCCAACCTCCCCACCTTCGCACCCCACCCTCTGCACCCAACCTCGCACCCACTAcctacaacccaaaaaaaaaaaaaaaccagaaaaaaacCCATTCTCCTGGGCGAGGAGAAAATGGACGGCGGGGGCACCGGGGGCGccggggtggggggggggggtgggtggggtgggggaatgggtgtggaggGGAGAGGGTGGGTGCGAGGGGGGGCGGACGAactgggtatttttttttttttcttctctcttcttcttcttcttctgcaggttGGGTGGGTGGGTGAAGGGTTTCtcgttgttttttttctttttcttctctcttcttctgcttccctcttcttcttcttcttctgcgggttgggtggggggggggggttttttccttctctcttcttctgcttccctcttcttcttcttctgcaggggggacgaactgggtttcccattgttgttttttttttttgtgtttccttcttcttcctcctcctttctaggttgcagggggttgggtttgtggtggggggaggggggatgaactgggtttggtttggtttggggtttttttttttttttttttttttttctttctcttcttcttcttcttcctccttggaaagagagagagaggggagatgCACGAAAGGAGaggtttgttatttttttttttaatgtactttttttttttattattttaatatttaaataatattaaatgattttttttgtttttaataattttttattaattttttaataaaaatgggtcccggatcaagccacgtcaacatttaactgagaaataaatgcccaagctaacggaaggtataaaattgacacaaattcgtaagatgaggtatgacattgtcaattttaaaagatgaggtatgaaagtgtcatttaacccatagttaaggtagtttttttgtAGTttaccattttatttatttatttatcactttctctctctctcctgaaAAGTCGGTGAGCAAAGACTTTTCCTTGaaattctctctctcccccctctctctctctctagaatctcAATCTCGTTGTGTTCTTTAGCAGTCTTATAAAACCCTgcaactttgtttttgttctggTTTTTATTTAGCTGAAATCTCAATAGGGTTTTTTCAAACGGTAGTCAGTCAGCTGAGAAACCAGCTGAAAATTTTGGGTTTGGTCAATTTTTGAGACCTGGATCGAATTTTGACTTTTgtaaaatttgggttttttttactTCTACGTCCATAGAAATCTCTGAGCTGGGTGAGAAACTTTTATTTTGCAGTCTGGGGTTTCTAAATGATTGTGTTTTCTGGGGTAATGTAAGCTTTGGTCAGAGATCCATCACGACAGAGCTGGTAGGTGGGCATAGGAAAACAAGAGGGGACGCTGACTGGTAGacgagagagagatgaaatCAAAGTCCTAGAAAATGAACAATTTGTATCTAAATTCAGTTCCTTAGAGTTCCTGGTAGATTTTTGCTTTTTGTCCTGtagattgaaattaaaaaaaaaaaaaaaaaaaagaaagagagagaaatcaaAATCTCAGCTCTGATGCCGACCGACCTGGATAATTCCCCTACAGCTTCAGGTGAAGCTAGCGTTTCCTCCTCCGGCAACCAAACCGCTCCGCCCAAACCCGCcaccaagaaaaaaagaaacttgCCAGGAATGCCAGGTagctcaaaaaacaaaataccattttttttcttcaaatttttcttaACTTTGTTCCGATTACTGATTGGATTTCTGGGTTAATTtgacttttgggttttgttgcaGATCCAGATGCAGAAGTGATTGCTCTGTCGCCGAAGACCCTTTTGGCGACGAACCGATTCGTCTGCGAAATTTGCAGCAAAGGGTTTCAGAGGGATCAGAATCTGCAGCTTCATCGGCGGGGCCATAATCTGCCGTGGAAGCTGCGGCAGAGGTCGAGCAAAGAGGTGAAGAAGCGAGTCTACGTCTGCCCGGAGGCCTCTTGTGTGCACCACGATCCGTCTAGAGCTTTGGGTGATCTTACTGGAATTAAAAAGCACTTTTGTAGAAAGCACGGTGAGAAGAAGTGGAAATGCGATAAGTGCTCAAAGAAGTATGCGGTTCAGTCGGATTGGAAGGCTCATTCCAAGATTTGTGGCACCCGAGAGTACAAATGTGATTGTGGGACTTTGTTCTCAAGGTttgctaattaataaattttcgATTTTGTCTTaggattttatgttttttttttagattaaattgtTAGGTTTTTGGATTTGTTGTTAAAGTTGTCTTTTTTGTGTTTGAAGGAGGgatagcttcatcactcacagGGCTTTTTGTGATGCTTTGGCTGAGGAGAGCGCAAGAGCCCCCACTACCACCAGTGCCAccgccgccaccgccgccgccgccgctgcCGCCGCAGCAGTGAATTTGAATTCAGAGTCGGACCCAAGAGCTCAATCTGTTAATTCACCTCCACAACCACTGCCATCACCGCCTCTGCCGGCCGCAGCTCCACCCCAGCCTACAACTTCATCAGTTCCATCCCAGTCAGCTGGTGTGTTATCTTCATCCCCGCCTACACAAAGTCCAGGTAACACATGTCCcaaattggaaaattttcaatcttttcagTTGGGTTTTGTCGGATGTGTTTTCAGCCtgaaaacaaacaacaaaaactatGTTGTTTTTAATTATCGTTGTTTTATTATGTTGTGTGTCTCTTGCTATGGATCTTGGAGTTTAGTATTTTTTTGTCGGTTATGAAATTTGTTTTCAGCTGGGTTTGTAATATATTACTGTATTGGTAAATTTATCAAAGATTTGAGGGgatttaacaaattaattaaaaattaagctTCCTGGAGATTTTGTATTAAACTTTAGCGATTCAAAAGCTGAAAGGGGAAGAGGAAGTGGGTTTAGAGAAAGGACACCATTATTGATCCTCctttttcttcaaaagttcTTTCATATAGAAAGGTCTTAACTTTCTATGCCtgcatttttaacttttaaatgaCCCCTTTAATTTACATCCTTTTGTCCTTTTGTTGTTGTAGTGAGAGAGTTGCCAGAAAATCCCACTCAATTTGTAGAAGCAGTGCCGGCTGTGGCGGGTAGAAAGGGGAAttgtagcagcagcagcagcagcaacagctcAAGCAGCAATGGCAGTACAAGCAGTGGTGTGTTTGCAAGTTTATTCGCGTCCTCAACAACATCGGCGAGCTTGCAACCTCCTCAACAGCCTGCATTTACTGACTTAATTCGAGCCATGGGGCATCCAGATCAATCAACCAACCTAGTTCCATCTTCTTCAATGGAGCCCATTTCTCTTGGCCTCTCAACCAGCCATGGATCGTCAATTTTTGAGTCTGCAGGGCAGGAGCGTAGGCAGTATGCGCCCCCACCACAACCAGCTATGTCTGCGACAGCACTGCTTCAGAAGGCTGCTCAAATGGGCGCAGCAGCAACCAATGCATCGTTGCTTCGTGGGTTTGGCATTATGTCATCCTCAACGTCTTCCACGCAACAAGAGAGTATGCAATGGAATCAAAGGCCGGCAGAACCAGATAATGTCTCAGTTGCTGCAGGGCTTGGACTTGGTCTTCCTTGTGATGGAGGTTCGGGATGGAAGGAACTAATGATGGGAAGTCCTCCAATGTTCGGTCCAAAGCAAACCACACTCGATCTTTTGGGATTGGGAATGGCCGCCGGTAATAACCCCAGTAGTGGCCTATCAGCCCTAATCACATCAATTGGTGGCGGTCTAGATGTAGCTGCTGCAGCTGCATCCTATGGAGGTGGAGAATATAGCGGTAAGGACTTGGCAAGAAGCTCATGAAACTGGACAACTAAAGAagtcattttctttcatttgacTTGAGGAAGGGGTATATAAGGTGCAGGTTGATCTCGTACATGGAAAACGGGGGCGAAAACGACCTTGTCTTGCCGGTGTAGACTTTGTCGCAAGCTAAGTCCGAAGATTGTTTCAGGTTTCGTCCGGCTTCTGTTTAAATGGGGGTTTTAGCATAGGCTTCTATGTACGTATGTCACTTTCTGTAAGCTTGAGGTGGATTTGGTGAATGAGTATGTGTACCTACTACTGCATACATTCTGTAATTTTGTCAAGTTTGTATAGCTAAGCCTGGTGATGAAAGGCTAAGTGGATGGATCTTACCAATTTGGGTTTACAGCACTAGGCCAGGTAGAGGTAGATGGGATGGGGGACATTGTAAATTACTGTTTGATTACCCTGTTTTTTAGGTTTTCTAGACTCGATCAAACTTCCAATTTCCTCCACTTTGTAGTTCGTAtctacaattaaattaaattattatatttgttgtatatttaattaattttcttttggttggcATGTTGGTTTCTGTTGGTGAAAGATGTTGGACGGTAGAATTTCACATTGGGCGCATGACAATGATAAACAATTAATATATGTGAGTTTTCGTTTTTTAATATTACCGAGATTTTCTGTAATAAAAGTCAACACTTCGTAATAGGTGGTTAAGTTGAAACAATGTCTGTGATGATGGTGGTGCGCCACGCTGGGTTCTAAAGTTTATCACGAGAAGTTACAATAATCCATGGTATGAGATGTTACGCTGACAATGGCAACATACTTTGTAAGTTGTTCTCGTTCAACAGTGTCATCATGCTTTGTAAGCTCTCGTTAGCGCACAGCAGGATGAGATTTGGGATTTTAATGACTTGGAGAAATTACAAGAAATTTGTGCCAGTGTGCGGTTTTACATAATTGATTGAACGCGTCTAACATGGTCCCCAAAGACAAAAATTGAATAGCGTCTTTAATATCTTGAAATGGTCCTGTGTTGTGCAGTGTATATAGTAGGATCCTTATATATTTCATATTAAATTCAAGTTCAATTCATAGGTGTAATCCaatgaatattttcaattcTTTATCTCGAGAGATTGTACTGTATTTCTGTTGGACCTTTGAATCCTAAAATTTATCCTTATGTCGCAACAGAATCTCAGTTTCACTTGTAAATCATATGAAACAGAGTATTGCTATTTCGATTGACATTCCTCAAATATTTCACTCGACTTTATAACATAAAATCAGTCACTTTTTTCTTCAATGTTTATAAAGTTCTTCAATCAACAACACCAAAGAAATTGGGTTGATCTTCTATttaaaaggagaagaaaaaaaaaaagaattgttatCGATACttcaaatttctcattctacactcctcacaagtgtataaaatcaaatttgaacacataaataaataaatatattttgttaGGGAGAGAGTCAATATCTTGATGTTTGAATAGAAGTTGATCGCGACTGTCCAAACTCCAATGTCATCCTCCTCCTACATTTCTCCTTAATTAGCAAATAcaagaatttaaaattttgaattgttttaGAGAGAATGGGGtaataataaatattttcttattaaaataaaattaaaaagaggaACAAGAAGATTTATTGATATATAAATTCTACCTTGAACTACCAATACTTTATGTTGATACCATACCTATAATTTGTCAACCACATCTTTTGCCTGCAATGCAAGGTAAAGATCactaaaatatttaaaacaaaaaataaagaaatatagaTTTGGATGGATTAAAATATGTATAATCTAGGTTGTCAACCATTGCCTGCTTTACTAAATATACACAATATTCTgaccttttcttcttttagatttttttaattaaaaagttgTCTTTAGAATGTTGTTAAGAGcactctaaaaaaaataaaaaaataaaaatcatttctTGCTGATTTAGTGCAtgaagaaaaaataatgaatttttttttagtgctaATAACCGTGTTTTGGAATATATATTAGCTCAATATAGTTTCGAGTGTGAACAAGACATGCTTTGATTTGAAGAAATGTTTGATGTAATTCtaattttactctttatttgtAAGACTGGGTTGAAAGGTCCAACAAAATCTTATTTACACATGGTCACTcttatgttttcttttcttttggacacACCTCCTCCTTTCCCTGTTTTTAGGGTGGATGTGGTCACattatctattctaaaattGAGGAGCAATTGACTGTTCATTCGGCTACAGTCAATTGTTTGCCTCTTGATTTCATCTTATTTACAATAAAACCATGAGATTTGGGCTGGGTTTGAAGGGTATTTATTTGAACTgagaagggtaattttgtctggAGGGTTTAGGACGAATTACCCCTTTATTTCACCTTATTTGCAAGAAACCCATTATATGTGGAATAGGTtggaagggcaattttgtcctctcGGTTTTGGCTAAATTTAGGGGTTGCCGTGTAGGGTTGCATTTGCTGTCCTTCATTGATGGTTTCGGGGAATTGAAGCTCTGACAGAGAGCGgaagaaacagagagagagagagagagagaggtgccGATGGGAAGACAGCGCAGGGGAGATGTATGGGTGATGGATTTCAAAAGTGGGAAAGTGGGTTTAATTTTGTCCGGAGGGTTTAGGACGAATTATCCCTTTATTTCACCTTATTTGCAAGAAACCCATTATATGTGGAATAGGTtggaagggcaattttgtcctctcGGTTTTGGCTAAATTTAGGGGTTGCCGTGTAGGGTTGCATTTGCTGTCCTTCACTGATGGTTTCAGGGAATTGAAGCTCTGACAGAGAGCGgaagaaacagagagagagagagagagagagagagaggtgccGATGGGAAGACAGCGCAGGGGAGAGGTATGGGTGATGGATTTCAAAAGTGGGAAAATGGGTTTTGTCTTCTCGGTTTTGACTGAATTCGAGGGTTGTTGTGTACAGTTTCATTTGCTGTCCTTGAATGAGGGTTTCGGGGGGATGGAGACTCTGACAGAGAgcggaagaaagagagagagagagagagagagagagagagagagagagagaaaaagagagagagatgacgaTGGAAAGAGAGCGAAGGGTAGAGGTATGAGTCATGGATTTCAGAAGTGGGAGAGTGGGGATGGTCAGAGAAAACCATACGGGTTATCCGGATCTACCGCTGCATGCCTGGATTTCGAAAGATAAgtgctttttaatttttttttttatcagctTAGATTGTCACGTTTCTGCCTTTTTGTTGTGgattattttcgaattttttagtgtgttagGTCAGATTTTGGAGGAATCATCGGATATATTAATTTCCCTTATTAGTTTTCTTCTCTCATTTTGCACATTCATCTCCatcaaaccctagaaatcctTTCGTTTTTTGGGTATCCGGATGGCTCCTCCTTATTTCTCCCTGCTCTTTGCTTCCCCGAACCCTAGAATCCTCTCCATTTCCCCTGAACGAGAAATCCGAAACCCACAACCCAAAACTCACTCATACGTCGCCCCTCTCCTTGGTTTGCCACTTTCCTCATCAATGGTTCGTTCTCTCCATTCGATTCAATTTCGGTGAGTTCTTTCTCTGCTCTTGGGGATTTTAGGGGATTTTATTCTCTTCCTGGTTGCTCTGATAGAAAATCATGATtgcctgatttttttttattacgaCAGTATACTTTCTCTCTCACTCGATCTACTTTTAAGTGATTGAAAATTGGGTTAGTCATTTTCCATGGTTCGAATTGAAATGCAGCTGAATCTGTCTCCCTTCGGCAGTGTTTTGGCGAATCCGTTTGTGTTCAATGGCGATTTGAGCGAGGGCAGTGAGAGCTCTGGGGTTTCGTTTTTGGTCCCCTATTAAGGGGGTGCGATGGATTTGTCAAAGGTCGGCGAGAAGATTCTGAGCTCTTTTAGGTGTGCCAGATTGCTCGGCCTTCTTCCTTCTGCTTCTGATCGCCCGAGGTGtttgaaatttcagtttttgCACGTAATGCTGCTCTTAAGCCCTCAAATTCGATGCGTTTCGTGTTTAGTTGTGTGAAATTTGATTGTGTCGGAGTAAAATCGAGTTGAAATTGCATAATTAGATCTTATAATTTGAAATGTTTGTTCCAAGTGTTTGTAATTTGCTTTATATACTGAATAACAGTTTGGTTTGGGTGATTATCTGCGGTTTCGTGTTAATTAAGAAGAAGGTTAAGTTTAATAAGTATCATTTTAAGAGCAATGCTTATTTATCTGGCAGTGGTAGATAGTTAATTCACTGTTAAGTAG of the Pyrus communis chromosome 1, drPyrComm1.1, whole genome shotgun sequence genome contains:
- the LOC137736737 gene encoding zinc finger protein GAI-ASSOCIATED FACTOR 1-like, with translation MPTDLDNSPTASGEASVSSSGNQTAPPKPATKKKRNLPGMPDPDAEVIALSPKTLLATNRFVCEICSKGFQRDQNLQLHRRGHNLPWKLRQRSSKEVKKRVYVCPEASCVHHDPSRALGDLTGIKKHFCRKHGEKKWKCDKCSKKYAVQSDWKAHSKICGTREYKCDCGTLFSRRDSFITHRAFCDALAEESARAPTTTSATAATAAAAAAAAAVNLNSESDPRAQSVNSPPQPLPSPPLPAAAPPQPTTSSVPSQSAGVLSSSPPTQSPVRELPENPTQFVEAVPAVAGRKGNCSSSSSSNSSSSNGSTSSGVFASLFASSTTSASLQPPQQPAFTDLIRAMGHPDQSTNLVPSSSMEPISLGLSTSHGSSIFESAGQERRQYAPPPQPAMSATALLQKAAQMGAAATNASLLRGFGIMSSSTSSTQQESMQWNQRPAEPDNVSVAAGLGLGLPCDGGSGWKELMMGSPPMFGPKQTTLDLLGLGMAAGNNPSSGLSALITSIGGGLDVAAAAASYGGGEYSGKDLARSS